A genome region from Sphingobium sp. CR2-8 includes the following:
- a CDS encoding bile acid:sodium symporter family protein has product MVRVSKPSFLPDPFLICLIATVVGASFIPVRGAAIPWVEATTDFAIALLFFLHGAKLSREAVLAGAGNWRLHLYVLSSTYILFPLIGLTLVALLHGHGNDLLLKGLVYLSLLPSTVQSSIAFTAIAGGNVAAAVCSASLSNIVGIILTPLLVGLFMAVDGGGSAFSWHSVQAIALQLLVPFLAGHLMRPWIGAFIDRNKRLLMPVDRGSILLVVYTAFSAAVVSGIWTEVGIFDLLMLLLLSLVMLIVVMGANLGLARLVGLPRADMIVLLFCGSKKSLVSGVPMAGALFPAAQVGIIILPLMIFHQVQLFLCAALASRFARAGRARPLIPRTVAEIESASQRLGLTIAEPCMAGVTANLALLDRHADTLFKTETP; this is encoded by the coding sequence ATGGTGCGCGTATCAAAGCCTTCCTTCCTGCCCGATCCCTTTTTGATCTGCCTGATCGCAACGGTTGTCGGCGCATCGTTCATCCCGGTGCGCGGCGCTGCCATTCCCTGGGTCGAGGCGACAACGGATTTTGCGATTGCGTTGCTTTTTTTCCTGCACGGGGCAAAATTATCGCGCGAGGCGGTGCTGGCCGGCGCGGGCAACTGGCGGCTCCACCTTTATGTTCTGAGCTCCACCTATATTCTTTTTCCTCTGATCGGCCTGACTTTGGTCGCCTTGTTGCACGGCCATGGCAATGACTTGCTGCTCAAGGGTCTTGTTTACCTCAGTCTGTTGCCATCGACGGTCCAGTCCTCGATCGCCTTTACCGCGATTGCGGGCGGCAATGTCGCCGCGGCGGTCTGTAGCGCGTCCCTGTCCAATATTGTCGGCATTATCCTGACGCCACTTCTGGTCGGCCTGTTCATGGCGGTCGACGGCGGGGGTAGCGCTTTTTCCTGGCACTCGGTTCAGGCGATCGCGCTGCAACTGCTCGTCCCCTTTTTGGCAGGGCATCTGATGCGGCCATGGATCGGCGCGTTTATCGACCGCAACAAGCGGTTGTTGATGCCTGTTGATCGTGGGTCGATCCTGCTTGTCGTCTACACCGCGTTCAGCGCCGCCGTGGTGAGCGGCATCTGGACTGAGGTGGGCATCTTCGACCTCCTTATGCTGTTGCTGCTCAGCCTGGTGATGCTGATCGTCGTGATGGGCGCCAATCTGGGCCTTGCGCGGCTGGTGGGTCTGCCACGCGCGGACATGATCGTTTTACTGTTTTGCGGGTCGAAGAAGAGCCTTGTGTCAGGCGTGCCGATGGCTGGCGCGTTGTTCCCGGCGGCGCAGGTCGGCATCATCATCCTGCCGCTGATGATCTTTCATCAGGTGCAACTTTTCCTGTGCGCCGCGCTCGCAAGCCGGTTCGCACGTGCAGGGCGTGCGCGTCCGCTCATCCCTCGGACCGTGGCCGAAATCGAAAGCGCGTCGCAGCGGCTGGGCCTGACCATTGCCGAACCCTGTATGGCGGGCGTTACCGCTAATCTCGCCCTGCTGGACCGCCACGCCGACACCTTGTTCAAAACCGAGACACCGTGA
- a CDS encoding FAD-dependent monooxygenase produces the protein MAKNILITGASIAGNAAAAALCELGFDVTVVERAPTFRDGGQNIDVRGVGREVLRRMGLEGAALAQGTGEEGTMWVHADGSAAARFMASEIDGDGPTAEMEILRGDLARILYEAAKVRVQYRFDDHLVSVDDMPDGAMVTFANGECARYDAVIVAEGVGSATRDLVFPGENDPRWMDLTIAYFTIPKTSTDDRMWRWFNAPGKRSVSLRPDRHGTTRAMLSVAKKAAGEQDWDTERQKSFLHDLFADAGWETPRILAGMDDADDFYFDALRQVRMPRWSSGRVILTGDAAWCVTPLGGIGATLAVTGAYVLAQELARHEKIAAAFEAYEQRMRPMVDDGQGIPKLAPRLMHPKSGFGIRLLHSVLGVASLQPVRDMTARMIGSPGKQVDLSAYR, from the coding sequence ATGGCTAAGAATATCTTGATCACCGGTGCAAGCATAGCGGGCAATGCCGCTGCAGCCGCTCTGTGCGAACTTGGGTTTGACGTCACGGTGGTGGAGCGGGCGCCGACCTTTCGCGATGGCGGGCAGAATATCGATGTGCGCGGCGTGGGACGCGAAGTGCTTCGCCGCATGGGGCTGGAGGGTGCAGCGCTGGCCCAAGGCACGGGCGAAGAAGGGACCATGTGGGTGCATGCCGACGGTAGCGCCGCAGCCAGGTTCATGGCCAGCGAGATCGACGGGGACGGGCCGACCGCGGAGATGGAGATATTGCGGGGCGACCTTGCGCGCATCCTGTACGAAGCAGCCAAAGTGCGCGTTCAATATAGGTTCGACGATCATCTGGTTTCGGTCGACGATATGCCCGATGGCGCCATGGTGACGTTCGCGAACGGAGAATGTGCGCGCTATGACGCCGTGATCGTGGCTGAGGGCGTCGGCTCGGCGACGCGCGACCTCGTCTTTCCCGGCGAAAACGATCCGCGCTGGATGGATCTTACGATCGCCTATTTCACCATTCCCAAGACATCGACTGACGACCGGATGTGGCGCTGGTTCAATGCGCCGGGCAAGCGCAGTGTTTCTCTTCGCCCTGATCGGCACGGCACGACGCGCGCCATGTTGTCGGTGGCCAAGAAGGCGGCGGGCGAGCAGGATTGGGACACGGAACGTCAGAAGTCTTTCCTGCATGACCTGTTCGCGGATGCCGGATGGGAAACGCCTCGCATTCTGGCGGGCATGGACGACGCTGACGATTTCTATTTCGATGCTCTACGACAGGTGCGAATGCCCCGCTGGTCATCCGGGCGCGTCATACTAACCGGTGACGCTGCCTGGTGCGTGACGCCGCTGGGCGGCATCGGCGCTACGCTTGCGGTGACGGGCGCCTATGTTCTCGCGCAGGAACTGGCCCGCCATGAGAAGATCGCCGCAGCGTTCGAAGCCTACGAACAACGCATGCGGCCTATGGTAGACGACGGCCAGGGCATTCCCAAGCTGGCACCACGATTGATGCATCCCAAAAGCGGTTTTGGCATCCGGTTGCTGCATAGCGTTCTTGGCGTAGCGAGCCTCCAACCCGTGCGGGACATGACGGCCAGGATGATCGGCAGCCCTGGAAAGCAGGTGGACCTGTCAGCATATAGATGA
- a CDS encoding AtzE family amidohydrolase, with translation MKSALEIAAAVRSGQTSAMAVLDDCLARLDMHAGPLVAITRMLTSRARTEAAAVDAAIAAGRDPGPLAGVPYGVKDLFDICGLPTTAGSSLYADATPAQADADAIRRLRMAGAVLVATLNMDEFAYGFATINARHGTTRNPHDLDRLAGGSSGGSASVVAAGLLPFSLGSDTNGSIRVPASLTGIYGLKPTHGALPMGGVFPFADSFDDIGPFTRSTADMQCLWQILGGVDMTVSDPIRVARLGGRFRDNADPDQIVAIDSIAPDAPLIELPDIARARSAAFLITAAEGGRLHRASLCRDAMAFDPATRDRLIAGALLPDTLYDAAQRFRADYKRRITAIMETYDVLLAPAAPCVAPSIADPRILIDGALSPARADLGIHSQPISFTGLPSLSVPLRRPGRLPLGLQLIGRAGSEATLFRLAATLEDKGLTGVTSPTGAFRGDAS, from the coding sequence GTGAAGTCGGCGCTAGAGATCGCTGCCGCCGTCCGGTCGGGTCAGACCAGCGCCATGGCCGTGCTGGATGATTGCCTCGCGCGATTGGATATGCACGCTGGGCCATTGGTCGCCATAACACGCATGCTGACCAGTCGCGCCCGGACAGAGGCCGCCGCCGTCGATGCCGCCATCGCGGCCGGGCGCGATCCGGGGCCGCTCGCGGGCGTGCCCTATGGTGTCAAGGATCTGTTTGACATATGCGGCCTGCCGACGACGGCGGGATCCAGCCTCTATGCCGATGCAACGCCCGCGCAAGCCGATGCGGACGCGATCAGGCGCCTGCGCATGGCAGGTGCAGTGCTGGTCGCGACGCTTAACATGGACGAGTTCGCCTATGGCTTCGCCACGATCAATGCCAGGCACGGCACGACGCGCAACCCCCATGACCTTGACCGCCTGGCCGGTGGCTCATCTGGCGGATCGGCGTCGGTGGTTGCGGCCGGACTGCTGCCATTCTCGCTAGGGTCCGACACCAACGGATCAATCCGCGTGCCCGCCAGCTTGACCGGCATCTATGGTTTGAAACCCACCCATGGCGCACTGCCAATGGGTGGGGTATTTCCCTTTGCCGATAGTTTCGACGATATCGGTCCCTTTACCCGTTCGACCGCCGACATGCAGTGTCTCTGGCAGATATTGGGCGGGGTCGACATGACGGTCAGTGATCCGATCCGGGTCGCACGGCTCGGCGGACGTTTCCGCGACAATGCCGATCCCGACCAGATCGTAGCGATCGACAGCATCGCGCCCGACGCGCCACTGATCGAACTGCCCGACATTGCTCGCGCACGCTCCGCCGCTTTTCTGATTACCGCTGCCGAAGGCGGCAGGCTGCACCGCGCATCATTGTGCCGCGACGCGATGGCGTTCGACCCGGCCACGCGGGATCGCCTGATAGCAGGCGCCCTGCTGCCCGATACGCTGTATGACGCTGCCCAGCGATTTCGCGCGGACTATAAGCGACGCATCACCGCCATCATGGAAACCTATGATGTGCTGCTGGCCCCTGCGGCGCCCTGCGTAGCGCCGTCGATCGCGGACCCGCGCATTCTGATCGACGGCGCGTTGTCGCCCGCCCGCGCGGATCTCGGCATCCACAGCCAGCCGATCAGTTTCACCGGCTTGCCATCCCTGTCCGTGCCGTTGCGCCGTCCGGGCCGGTTGCCGCTGGGGTTGCAACTGATAGGCAGGGCAGGGAGCGAGGCGACATTGTTCCGCCTGGCTGCGACACTGGAAGATAAGGGACTGACCGGCGTGACATCGCCGACGGGCGCATTTCGGGGGGACGCTTCATGA
- a CDS encoding MarR family winged helix-turn-helix transcriptional regulator: MDREDIHPEAAVAPGYLANHAARVFNRNVDNALREHGLSLSLLGPLLLLSWRGPMLQRDLVQASAVKQPAMVALLGKLEMMGLIARSPAPDDRRAALVSLTGAGARMAQIGGEALRAENKHALANLSAAEGEMLISLLQRLITGLEQGT, from the coding sequence ATGGATCGCGAAGACATACATCCTGAAGCCGCAGTGGCACCTGGATATCTGGCAAATCACGCTGCGCGTGTGTTCAACCGTAACGTGGACAACGCGCTTCGCGAACATGGCTTGTCCCTGAGCCTCCTTGGACCATTATTGCTGCTGTCATGGCGCGGACCGATGCTCCAAAGGGATCTTGTCCAGGCTTCCGCTGTCAAACAGCCGGCAATGGTCGCGCTTCTCGGCAAGCTGGAAATGATGGGCCTCATCGCCCGGTCGCCTGCGCCTGATGACCGACGGGCCGCCCTTGTCTCGCTCACGGGCGCAGGCGCGCGAATGGCCCAGATCGGTGGCGAAGCCTTGCGCGCTGAGAACAAGCATGCGCTTGCCAACCTGTCGGCGGCAGAGGGTGAAATGCTGATATCTTTACTTCAGCGCCTCATCACCGGATTGGAACAGGGAACATAA
- a CDS encoding sensor histidine kinase, with product MENGPAQVGQLLDTPGLADALESDRFKQFLDHMPVAIAVSELSPSERITYANLEFERLTGQPAADLVGLSWHALPGVASAPDDDRRLSDAVERDEEYIGTFSITLNGETVNVDAWSNTIEDDHGEPLFRLVALARTGQGLREDDEAMRQSLRDKDTLLFELQHRVKNNLQMITALIRMEARNVADQETGERFDRLAGRINSLALLYRSLSTEGHGDTIDLGIYLSQIASSVMQAHAPEGIRLDLKIDTWPVALDVAMPAGLVVNELLTNSLKHAFPDGEGGTITLHSLVDETGCRVVVADDGVGLAEGTTWPKAGKLGAVIAQSLRQNAKADWTVTPGTGTGMRVDIHFARKDAAPKA from the coding sequence ATGGAAAACGGACCGGCACAGGTCGGACAATTGCTCGATACGCCGGGACTGGCCGATGCGTTGGAGAGCGACCGCTTCAAGCAGTTTCTCGATCACATGCCTGTAGCGATCGCGGTCTCCGAACTGTCGCCTTCAGAGCGGATCACATATGCTAATCTTGAGTTCGAACGGCTGACCGGGCAGCCTGCGGCAGACCTTGTCGGCTTGAGTTGGCACGCCTTGCCCGGCGTCGCCTCCGCGCCGGATGACGACCGGCGGCTCAGCGATGCGGTAGAACGCGATGAGGAATATATCGGCACTTTCTCGATCACTCTCAACGGGGAGACGGTCAATGTCGATGCCTGGTCGAACACGATCGAGGATGATCATGGCGAGCCCCTTTTCCGGCTGGTCGCGCTTGCCAGGACGGGCCAGGGCCTTCGCGAAGACGACGAAGCGATGCGCCAGTCTCTTCGCGACAAGGACACATTGCTGTTCGAACTGCAGCACCGGGTAAAAAACAACCTCCAGATGATCACGGCGCTCATCCGGATGGAAGCGCGCAACGTGGCCGATCAGGAAACAGGTGAGCGGTTCGATCGGCTCGCGGGCCGGATCAATTCGCTGGCGCTGCTTTATCGCTCGCTTTCGACCGAGGGGCATGGAGATACGATCGACCTTGGCATATATCTGAGCCAGATCGCTTCGTCGGTCATGCAGGCGCATGCGCCAGAAGGCATAAGGCTCGATTTGAAGATCGACACTTGGCCGGTCGCCCTGGATGTGGCCATGCCAGCAGGCCTGGTCGTCAACGAACTGCTGACCAATTCGCTCAAGCACGCCTTTCCCGATGGGGAAGGCGGCACCATCACCCTGCATAGCCTGGTGGACGAGACAGGATGTCGCGTGGTCGTTGCCGACGACGGTGTGGGTTTGGCCGAAGGAACGACTTGGCCAAAAGCCGGGAAGCTGGGCGCTGTAATCGCCCAGTCCCTGCGCCAGAATGCCAAGGCCGACTGGACGGTGACGCCCGGTACAGGAACGGGAATGCGGGTGGACATTCATTTCGCGAGGAAAGACGCCGCACCGAAGGCGTGA
- a CDS encoding ROK family protein gives MAGMTMDEPLIVGLELGGTKCIATLAQGRTILRQQRWPTGAADTLNLLSDALTLWQRETPFAAIGIASFGPLHLNPNAPDFGHMGNTPKPGWAGVDIYGHFASRFAVPIAIDTDVAGAALAEGMWGASQGCKVHAYATIGTGVGLGLVVNGRAVHGHLHPEAGHVRIRRQPGDPFAGACPSHGDCLEGLVGGPALAARSSIPAADMTDEDPLWQTVAADLAEWTSTLILTLSPERLVLGGGVIQARPMLLPLIARRTADLLNLYVEDLDAPTLERLIVAPGLGADAGPLGAILLGQNSIVGRIDV, from the coding sequence ATGGCTGGCATGACCATGGACGAACCGCTGATCGTCGGGCTGGAACTGGGCGGCACCAAATGTATCGCCACGCTGGCGCAGGGCCGCACGATCCTGCGTCAGCAACGCTGGCCGACCGGCGCGGCTGACACGCTTAACCTCCTGTCGGACGCGCTGACGCTCTGGCAGCGCGAAACCCCGTTTGCCGCGATCGGCATCGCCAGCTTCGGGCCCTTGCACCTCAACCCGAACGCGCCCGATTTCGGCCATATGGGCAACACGCCCAAGCCCGGCTGGGCGGGGGTCGATATTTACGGCCATTTCGCCAGCCGCTTTGCCGTGCCGATCGCCATCGACACCGACGTCGCGGGCGCGGCCCTGGCGGAGGGGATGTGGGGCGCGTCGCAGGGATGCAAGGTTCACGCCTATGCCACCATCGGCACCGGCGTCGGCCTGGGACTGGTGGTGAACGGACGAGCGGTCCACGGCCATCTCCATCCCGAAGCCGGGCATGTCCGCATCCGCCGCCAGCCGGGCGATCCTTTTGCTGGCGCCTGCCCCAGCCATGGCGACTGTCTGGAAGGGCTGGTAGGCGGCCCCGCGCTTGCCGCCCGCTCGTCGATCCCTGCGGCCGATATGACGGACGAAGACCCGCTTTGGCAGACCGTCGCCGCTGACCTTGCCGAATGGACGAGCACGCTCATCCTCACCCTCTCGCCCGAACGGCTGGTGCTGGGCGGTGGCGTCATCCAGGCGCGTCCCATGCTGCTCCCGCTCATCGCACGGCGCACCGCCGACCTGCTCAACCTCTATGTCGAGGATCTCGACGCTCCCACCCTGGAACGGCTGATCGTCGCGCCTGGCCTGGGTGCCGATGCCGGCCCTCTGGGCGCGATCCTGCTGGGCCAGAACTCTATTGTCGGGCGGATCGACGTTTAG
- a CDS encoding EAL domain-containing protein translates to MAFQPIVDIELGRPFAFEALVRGSNGEGAGEILARVTPENRYAFDQQCRVAAIEGAAAAGILNTDARLSINFLPNAVYSPVACIQLTLKTARKTGFPTDRLIFEFTENEEITDTDHVQTIVDSYRKMGFGTAIDDFGAGHAGLGLLAKFQTDYIKLDMDLVRGLDTSMPRRLIVEGVLRIARSLNITVIAEGIETIGEYEALRALGVRYIQGYLLARPGFKVLPQVVLPKEPIMVAAQAATR, encoded by the coding sequence ATGGCTTTTCAGCCTATTGTCGATATCGAGTTGGGACGCCCATTCGCGTTCGAGGCGCTGGTGCGCGGCAGCAATGGCGAGGGCGCTGGGGAAATTCTCGCGCGGGTAACGCCTGAGAACCGCTATGCCTTCGATCAGCAATGCCGCGTCGCCGCGATCGAGGGGGCGGCCGCCGCCGGCATTCTCAACACCGACGCCCGCCTGTCGATCAACTTCCTGCCCAACGCCGTCTATTCGCCCGTTGCCTGCATCCAACTGACTTTGAAAACGGCCAGGAAAACCGGCTTTCCCACCGATCGGCTCATCTTCGAATTTACCGAAAACGAGGAGATTACCGACACCGATCATGTGCAGACCATCGTCGATTCCTATCGCAAGATGGGGTTCGGCACAGCCATTGACGATTTCGGCGCAGGCCATGCGGGCCTGGGCCTGCTCGCTAAATTTCAGACCGATTATATTAAGCTGGACATGGACTTGGTGCGCGGCCTGGACACAAGCATGCCCCGTCGGCTGATCGTCGAGGGCGTTCTTCGGATCGCGCGCTCCCTCAATATCACCGTCATCGCCGAGGGTATCGAGACGATTGGGGAATATGAAGCGCTTCGCGCCCTTGGCGTTCGCTATATCCAAGGCTATCTGCTTGCGCGTCCCGGGTTCAAGGTCCTGCCTCAAGTAGTCTTGCCCAAAGAACCCATCATGGTTGCCGCACAAGCCGCGACCCGTTAG
- a CDS encoding NCS2 family permease produces MTDVVIKPGAGRLERYFGLSARGTSAQTEILAGFTTFLTMAYIVLVNPAILGQAGMPIAAVAAATCFAAAFGSILMGLVANTPLALAPGMGLNAYFSFTVVQQMGVPWPIALGCVFISGIAFLLLTLTGVRQMIVAAIPMHLFAAVAGGIGLFIGFIGLKNAGIVVANPATFVALGDLKAPGAALALFGLLVIGVLSVWNVRGAMLIGIVATTLVGWLCGQVVVSPEPYSLDALTGTAFKLDLSGVFGLTGSHGLGLLEILFVFLFVDLFDNIGTLVAVTKRAGLMDKAGRIPGLNRILLADAAATVVGSVAGTSTVTSYVESAAGVQAGGRTGLTAVVTGILFLATMFVAPYAQLVPLAATAPALIIVGGLMLLPLTEVEWEDPLSAIPAFLTVAMIPLTFSIANGLAFGITAHAILKLLRGTAKRTDWFLFLLAALFVARFIWMGAA; encoded by the coding sequence ATGACGGACGTGGTGATAAAGCCGGGGGCAGGGCGGCTGGAACGCTATTTTGGGCTGTCCGCACGCGGGACGTCGGCCCAGACCGAGATATTGGCCGGTTTCACCACCTTTCTGACCATGGCCTATATCGTGCTGGTCAATCCCGCGATCCTGGGGCAGGCAGGGATGCCCATCGCGGCGGTGGCGGCCGCGACCTGCTTCGCTGCCGCCTTTGGCTCCATCCTGATGGGACTGGTCGCCAACACGCCGCTGGCGCTGGCGCCGGGCATGGGGCTTAACGCCTATTTCAGCTTCACCGTCGTGCAGCAGATGGGCGTTCCCTGGCCAATCGCGCTGGGCTGCGTTTTCATTTCCGGCATCGCTTTCCTCCTCCTGACCCTGACCGGGGTACGGCAGATGATCGTGGCCGCCATCCCGATGCACCTTTTCGCGGCGGTCGCGGGTGGCATCGGACTGTTCATCGGCTTCATCGGCCTGAAGAATGCGGGCATCGTCGTCGCCAATCCCGCAACCTTCGTAGCGCTGGGCGACCTCAAAGCGCCTGGCGCCGCGCTTGCCCTGTTCGGCCTGCTGGTCATCGGCGTGCTCAGCGTCTGGAATGTGCGCGGCGCGATGCTGATCGGCATCGTCGCGACGACATTGGTGGGCTGGCTGTGCGGGCAGGTGGTCGTCAGCCCCGAACCTTACAGCCTCGACGCCTTGACCGGCACGGCCTTCAAACTCGACCTGTCGGGTGTGTTCGGCCTCACTGGCAGCCATGGCCTGGGCCTCCTCGAAATCCTGTTCGTCTTCCTCTTCGTCGACCTGTTCGACAATATCGGCACGCTGGTGGCCGTCACGAAACGGGCGGGCCTGATGGACAAGGCCGGGCGCATCCCCGGCCTCAACCGCATCCTGCTGGCCGACGCCGCCGCCACGGTCGTCGGGTCGGTGGCGGGCACCAGCACCGTCACCTCCTATGTCGAAAGCGCGGCGGGCGTTCAGGCGGGCGGGCGCACCGGGCTCACGGCGGTCGTCACCGGCATCCTCTTCCTGGCCACCATGTTCGTTGCCCCCTATGCCCAGCTCGTCCCGCTGGCGGCGACCGCGCCTGCGCTCATCATCGTGGGTGGCCTGATGCTGTTGCCCCTGACGGAAGTGGAGTGGGAAGATCCCCTCTCGGCGATCCCCGCTTTCCTGACCGTGGCGATGATCCCGCTGACCTTCTCGATCGCCAATGGCCTGGCCTTCGGCATCACCGCCCACGCGATCTTGAAGCTGTTGCGCGGCACCGCGAAGAGGACCGACTGGTTCCTCTTCCTGCTCGCCGCCCTGTTCGTTGCCCGCTTCATCTGGATGGGGGCGGCTTGA